The following proteins are encoded in a genomic region of Maribacter hydrothermalis:
- a CDS encoding NIPSNAP family protein, translating into MKNKTPLPMLVLLIALITNFSSFAQEKEYYELKTYTIKNEAQEHMVDDYLKNAYLPALKRMGIENIGVFKVRPDKFKVSDKIYVLIPFQSLVEFDKLEAMLAVDKTHLSAGAEYIHATHDKKPFERISSVLLRAFPDMPKMKPSKVEGSRTDRVYELRSYEGPTEAMYRRKVDMFNEGGEVELFDSLGFNAVFYADVISGDKMPNLMYMTTFTNMEKRNALWKDFVDSDKWKEISVMDKYLNTVSHADIHLLYPTAYSDY; encoded by the coding sequence ATGAAGAATAAAACCCCCTTACCAATGCTGGTACTTTTAATCGCATTAATCACTAATTTTTCAAGCTTTGCACAAGAAAAAGAATACTATGAACTAAAAACATACACTATTAAAAATGAAGCTCAAGAGCATATGGTCGATGATTATTTAAAAAACGCATATTTACCTGCATTAAAAAGGATGGGCATCGAAAATATAGGCGTTTTTAAGGTACGACCAGATAAATTTAAAGTCAGCGACAAAATTTATGTATTGATCCCATTTCAATCATTAGTAGAATTTGATAAGTTGGAAGCAATGTTGGCGGTAGATAAAACCCATCTTTCGGCTGGAGCAGAATATATACATGCCACTCATGACAAAAAGCCATTTGAAAGAATTAGTTCTGTATTGTTACGTGCATTTCCAGATATGCCTAAAATGAAACCAAGTAAAGTAGAAGGTTCTCGTACAGATAGAGTATATGAGCTAAGAAGTTATGAAGGTCCAACGGAAGCCATGTACCGTAGAAAAGTAGATATGTTTAATGAAGGTGGTGAAGTGGAGCTTTTTGATAGCCTTGGATTTAATGCTGTTTTCTATGCCGATGTTATTTCTGGTGATAAAATGCCCAACCTAATGTACATGACAACCTTTACCAATATGGAAAAAAGGAATGCGCTCTGGAAAGATTTTGTTGATTCCGATAAATGGAAAGAAATCTCCGTAATGGATAAATACCTTAATACTGTGAGCCATGCGGATATTCATTTACTGTATCCAACAGCGTATTCTGATTACTAA
- a CDS encoding amidohydrolase, which translates to MKKLLPILLVLLTGCELMKEKVDLIIVNATIYTVNDEFAKAEAFAVHNGKFIAVGSTDEIREIYTSDQLIDADGRAITPGLIDAHCHFYGLGLNQQLVNLVGTTSFKEVLERVNEFHTLNPKTFIRGRGWDQNDWEVKEFPTKIELDTLFPDIPVALERVDGHAYLVNQKALDMAGIDWSTKVEGGEIVKKWENGYSGITGVLIDNPMALIDKIMPSPTLEDKIKALKDAERICLNHGLTTVNDAGIDRNTIELIDSLQQVGELSIRVYAMVSNNKEDVDHFIYKGPVKTERLNVRSVKVYGDGALGSRGAALKEPYSDLPGHFGAMVTPVDEIEKLANRLALSEYQMNTHAIGDSANIAVLRAYKKVLNGQEDRRWKIEHAQILTEADFDYFEDGIIPSVQPTHATSDMYWAEDRLGDRVTGAYAYKTLLEKAGIVALGTDFPVEDVSPFLTFYAAVARQDTKGYPQGGFQMDQALTREETLKGMTIWAAYSNFEEDEKGSIEPGKFADFVIYDKDMMTVPVEEIPTIRAEQTFVNGVVR; encoded by the coding sequence TTGAAAAAACTACTTCCTATTTTACTTGTTCTTTTAACTGGTTGCGAACTCATGAAAGAGAAAGTTGACCTAATCATAGTAAATGCTACTATATATACAGTAAATGATGAATTTGCCAAGGCAGAGGCTTTTGCAGTACATAATGGTAAGTTCATTGCTGTTGGTAGTACAGATGAAATTAGAGAAATATATACCTCCGACCAATTAATAGATGCCGATGGCAGGGCAATAACGCCTGGCTTAATAGATGCGCACTGTCACTTCTATGGTTTAGGACTTAACCAACAATTAGTAAATTTAGTAGGAACTACAAGCTTTAAAGAAGTGTTAGAGCGTGTAAATGAGTTTCATACCCTTAACCCTAAAACGTTTATAAGAGGTCGTGGCTGGGACCAAAATGACTGGGAAGTCAAAGAATTTCCAACAAAAATAGAATTAGATACCTTGTTTCCAGATATTCCTGTGGCATTAGAACGTGTTGATGGTCATGCTTATTTGGTGAATCAGAAAGCTTTAGACATGGCCGGCATAGATTGGAGTACAAAAGTGGAAGGTGGGGAAATTGTGAAGAAATGGGAAAATGGCTATTCTGGTATTACAGGGGTTTTAATCGATAACCCAATGGCACTTATAGATAAAATAATGCCATCGCCTACATTGGAAGATAAAATAAAAGCTTTAAAAGACGCAGAACGTATATGTTTGAACCACGGACTTACCACTGTTAACGATGCGGGCATCGATAGGAATACCATAGAACTTATTGATAGTTTACAGCAAGTAGGGGAATTATCTATTAGAGTTTACGCTATGGTAAGTAATAACAAAGAAGATGTAGATCATTTTATTTACAAAGGCCCCGTAAAAACAGAACGACTAAATGTAAGATCTGTAAAGGTATATGGAGATGGTGCTCTTGGTTCTAGAGGTGCCGCTTTAAAAGAACCTTATAGTGATTTACCTGGACATTTTGGTGCAATGGTAACACCAGTTGATGAAATTGAGAAACTTGCTAATCGCTTAGCGCTTTCGGAATATCAAATGAATACGCATGCTATTGGCGATTCTGCAAATATTGCGGTATTACGTGCTTATAAAAAAGTCTTAAATGGTCAAGAAGATAGGCGTTGGAAAATAGAGCATGCGCAAATTTTAACCGAGGCTGATTTCGATTATTTTGAAGATGGTATTATTCCTTCCGTACAGCCAACTCATGCAACGAGCGATATGTATTGGGCGGAAGATAGATTAGGTGATCGTGTTACAGGCGCGTATGCGTATAAAACACTTTTAGAAAAAGCAGGTATAGTGGCTTTAGGTACAGATTTTCCTGTAGAAGATGTGAGTCCGTTTTTAACATTCTATGCTGCTGTAGCTAGACAAGATACCAAGGGATATCCTCAAGGAGGATTTCAAATGGACCAAGCCTTAACAAGGGAAGAAACCCTTAAGGGAATGACCATTTGGGCAGCATATTCAAATTTTGAAGAAGATGAAAAAGGAAGTATTGAACCAGGAAAGTTTGCAGATTTTGTTATCTATGATAAAGATATGATGACGGTACCAGTAGAAGAGATTCCTACGATACGAGCTGAGCAAACATTTGTAAACGGAGTGGTTCGTTAA
- the asnB gene encoding asparagine synthase B: MCGIVCAFDVKESTEVLRPQLLEMSKKIRHRGPDWSGIYADEKAILAHERLAIVDPASGKQPLLSPNGKLVLAANGEIYNHRELRKQFEGKYEFKTESDCEVILALYQEKGVDFLDEMNGIFGFTIYDAEKDEYFVARDHMGIIPLYMGWDKNGTFYVASELKALEGTCTKIELFPPGHYLHSSDGELKRWYSRDWMEYDAVKDNETSIQEIKEALEAAVHRQLMSDVPYGVLLSGGLDSSVTSAIAKKYAQKRIESNDTADAWYPQLHSFSVGLDGSPDLAAAQKVAKHIGTVHHEIKFTIQEGLDAIKDVVYNLETYDITTIRASTPMYLMARVIKSMGIKMVLSGEGADELFGGYLYFHKAPNAKEFHEETVRKLSKLHMYDCLRANKSLASWGIEGRVPFLDKEFMDVAMRINPQDKMINGERMEKWVVRKAFEDMLPESVAWRQKEQFSDGVGYSWIDTLKIVVNEEVSDEQLANAKFRFPLQTPTSKEEFYYRSIFEEHFPSDAAALCVPQEASVACSTQIALEWDAAFKNMNDPSGRAVANVHSDAYVKQ, translated from the coding sequence ATGTGTGGAATTGTATGTGCATTTGATGTTAAGGAAAGTACCGAAGTACTTAGGCCTCAACTTCTAGAAATGTCAAAGAAAATAAGACATAGAGGCCCAGATTGGAGTGGTATCTATGCAGACGAAAAAGCCATCTTAGCGCATGAGCGTTTGGCTATTGTAGATCCAGCTTCTGGTAAACAACCATTATTGAGTCCTAATGGAAAATTAGTATTAGCGGCCAATGGCGAAATATATAATCATAGAGAATTACGTAAGCAATTTGAAGGAAAGTATGAGTTTAAGACAGAGTCGGACTGTGAAGTAATATTAGCGTTGTATCAAGAAAAAGGGGTTGATTTTTTAGATGAGATGAACGGTATTTTTGGTTTTACTATTTATGATGCTGAAAAAGATGAATATTTTGTAGCGCGTGACCATATGGGGATTATTCCTTTATATATGGGCTGGGATAAAAACGGAACATTCTATGTAGCTTCAGAATTAAAAGCTTTAGAAGGTACCTGTACTAAAATAGAGCTATTTCCTCCAGGGCATTATTTACATAGCTCAGACGGTGAATTGAAAAGATGGTACTCTAGAGATTGGATGGAATATGATGCGGTAAAGGACAACGAAACAAGCATACAAGAAATAAAAGAAGCTTTAGAAGCAGCAGTTCATAGACAACTAATGTCTGATGTACCTTATGGTGTGTTGTTATCGGGTGGTTTAGATTCTTCGGTAACTTCTGCCATTGCAAAGAAATATGCCCAAAAACGTATTGAAAGTAATGATACGGCAGATGCTTGGTATCCGCAGTTGCATTCATTTTCTGTGGGTCTGGATGGGTCTCCAGATTTAGCAGCCGCCCAAAAAGTAGCAAAACATATAGGAACAGTCCATCACGAAATAAAATTTACTATTCAAGAAGGTTTAGATGCAATTAAAGATGTGGTGTACAATCTAGAAACGTATGACATTACGACGATACGTGCTTCTACCCCTATGTATTTAATGGCTCGTGTAATAAAATCTATGGGTATAAAAATGGTGCTCTCCGGTGAGGGTGCAGATGAGTTATTTGGTGGTTATTTATATTTTCATAAAGCGCCAAATGCTAAAGAATTCCATGAAGAAACAGTACGTAAATTAAGCAAACTACATATGTACGATTGTTTAAGAGCAAACAAATCACTGGCATCTTGGGGTATTGAGGGTAGGGTGCCTTTCTTAGATAAGGAATTTATGGATGTTGCCATGCGTATTAACCCTCAAGATAAAATGATAAATGGAGAGCGTATGGAGAAATGGGTTGTTCGTAAAGCTTTCGAAGATATGTTACCAGAAAGTGTAGCATGGAGACAAAAAGAACAATTTTCTGATGGAGTAGGGTATAGCTGGATCGATACGTTGAAAATAGTAGTGAATGAAGAAGTAAGTGATGAGCAGTTGGCGAATGCTAAATTTAGATTCCCACTTCAAACCCCGACATCAAAAGAAGAATTTTACTATCGTTCTATATTCGAAGAGCATTTTCCGTCAGATGCGGCAGCTTTATGTGTACCACAAGAAGCTTCTGTTGCCTGTAGCACTCAAATTGCCTTAGAATGGGACGCGGCGTTTAAAAACATGAACGATCCTTCTGGTAGAGCGGTAGCGAATGTACATTCAGATGCATATGTTAAACAATAG
- a CDS encoding OmpA family protein, with protein MFIRTSHFGIIIMTLLGMFSSSFGQNLVLNPSFEKYHNCPVKLGNLEKDVLDWNMPTLGSTDYFNGCSTVMGTPENFNGKQPANFGVGYVGFYMYAPNDYREYIQAKLSSTLKKGEQYRISFYVSLAERSDFAVKEFGIRFTEFPVDVETSKVLSGLHFSRLKGDTSKAVEISYSKYYSDEIKWVKLTTEFIASGTENYMIIGNFKNNKRTQKYQTKRKITKGSYYYLDMVSVSNVNSKPLNYNDISLKEYELDSVHIFKDVYFNSNKSKIRGKYQQEMEALLFYLKTNTAIDIEIFGHTDSIGTDSFNKKLSLKRADEVVAYLTKNGIQKNRITFQGFGSLKPIATNKTEAGRFLNRRVEFVLTKTD; from the coding sequence ATGTTTATTAGAACTTCACATTTCGGAATTATAATTATGACATTATTGGGCATGTTTAGTTCTAGTTTTGGGCAGAACTTGGTGCTTAACCCTAGTTTTGAAAAGTATCATAATTGTCCTGTGAAATTGGGTAATCTAGAAAAGGATGTACTAGATTGGAATATGCCCACTTTAGGATCTACTGATTATTTTAATGGTTGCAGCACCGTAATGGGTACGCCCGAAAATTTTAATGGAAAGCAACCTGCTAATTTTGGAGTGGGGTATGTGGGATTCTACATGTACGCCCCTAACGATTATCGCGAATATATTCAGGCAAAACTAAGTTCTACATTGAAGAAAGGTGAACAATATAGAATTTCATTCTATGTAAGTTTGGCTGAGCGGTCAGATTTTGCCGTGAAGGAATTTGGCATCCGGTTTACCGAATTTCCTGTTGATGTTGAGACTAGTAAAGTGCTGTCTGGATTACACTTTTCTAGATTAAAAGGAGATACATCCAAAGCAGTAGAAATATCTTATTCTAAATATTATTCCGATGAAATTAAGTGGGTGAAACTGACAACGGAATTTATAGCTTCTGGAACCGAAAACTATATGATTATTGGGAATTTTAAGAACAATAAACGCACACAGAAATATCAGACCAAAAGAAAAATCACCAAAGGTTCTTACTATTATTTAGATATGGTTTCGGTATCGAATGTGAATTCCAAACCTTTGAATTATAATGATATTTCACTTAAAGAATACGAGTTGGATAGTGTGCACATTTTTAAAGATGTCTATTTTAATTCCAATAAATCTAAAATAAGAGGAAAATATCAACAAGAAATGGAAGCGTTACTTTTTTATTTAAAAACTAATACAGCTATTGATATTGAGATTTTTGGACATACAGATTCTATTGGAACAGATTCTTTTAATAAAAAATTATCCTTAAAGCGTGCTGATGAGGTAGTTGCATATCTTACTAAAAATGGTATTCAGAAAAATAGAATAACGTTTCAAGGTTTTGGAAGTTTAAAACCTATTGCAACAAACAAAACAGAAGCCGGAAGATTTCTCAACCGACGTGTAGAATTCGTTTTAACAAAAACAGATTAG
- a CDS encoding DUF885 domain-containing protein, with translation MIRSLWLLLCIAVISSCKETTKKEQLNNTKPIAEVFTEFYEFKKNINPIEATKAGYSAYNDTIANYISDDYILHLKDRYTYFLEQLGTYDSTTVSATDYMSMRVMEWDCNVKLEGVMNPIVTVASPIYDLPSFELMPLFQIQSLHLYVAQLAGGTSVQPFKNIDDYNNWLKRLEDYLLFLDTAIEKMKVGMDKGVVLPKVLTQKMLPQVRSFIDIPLEENLFYQPILNFPDGLSDVDMDIIQSNYEDFIQKKLTPKYVELNRFLTEEYLPACRDTDGLLDLPNGKATYQYLIKLHTTTNMTADAIHELGLSEVARISKEMEAVKDEIGFQGDLKSFFNSLRNKEELMPFSKPEEVIESFNAINNRIALHIDSLFTLTPKAGFNVRRTEAFREASASAEYVPGSKDGSRAGIFYVPIPDVKAYNMVHDEALFLHEAIPGHHFQLSLQQENNNLPEFLHPESMGVFVEGWALYAESLGKELGVYTDPYQYFGMLSMEMHRAIRLVVDTGIHAKGWTREEAIQYSLENEAESEESIIAEVERYMATPGQALSYKIGQLKIRELRTKAEKALGNNFNIREFHSQILDSGSLPLVLLEEKINNWIVSQNNLSSKKPTSK, from the coding sequence ATGATTCGTTCGCTTTGGCTATTGTTATGCATTGCTGTTATTAGCTCATGTAAAGAAACTACTAAAAAAGAGCAGCTTAATAATACCAAACCAATTGCTGAGGTTTTTACCGAGTTTTACGAGTTTAAGAAAAACATCAACCCCATAGAGGCTACAAAAGCAGGTTATTCTGCCTATAATGATACCATTGCCAACTATATTTCCGATGATTACATTTTACATTTAAAAGATCGCTATACCTATTTTTTAGAACAGTTGGGAACATACGATTCTACGACTGTAAGCGCCACTGATTATATGAGCATGCGCGTTATGGAGTGGGATTGTAATGTAAAATTAGAAGGGGTAATGAATCCTATAGTAACAGTTGCTTCCCCAATTTACGACTTACCTAGTTTTGAACTTATGCCGCTTTTTCAAATACAGTCATTGCATTTATATGTGGCGCAGTTAGCTGGTGGTACAAGTGTACAGCCTTTTAAAAATATAGATGATTATAATAACTGGTTAAAAAGATTAGAAGATTATCTATTGTTTTTAGATACCGCTATTGAAAAAATGAAAGTGGGAATGGACAAAGGCGTAGTGCTGCCAAAAGTATTAACACAAAAAATGCTTCCACAAGTACGGTCGTTTATTGATATTCCATTAGAAGAGAATCTGTTCTATCAGCCCATATTGAATTTTCCCGACGGATTGTCTGATGTTGATATGGATATTATACAAAGTAATTATGAAGATTTTATTCAAAAAAAACTGACCCCTAAATATGTGGAGTTAAATCGGTTTTTAACCGAGGAGTACTTGCCTGCTTGTAGAGATACGGATGGATTGTTAGACCTGCCTAACGGAAAAGCTACGTATCAATATTTAATAAAATTGCATACGACCACAAACATGACTGCGGATGCCATTCATGAATTAGGATTGTCTGAAGTAGCTCGTATTTCTAAGGAAATGGAAGCGGTAAAGGATGAAATTGGATTTCAGGGAGATTTAAAATCCTTTTTCAATTCACTTCGTAACAAAGAAGAACTAATGCCTTTTTCAAAACCAGAAGAAGTAATTGAAAGTTTTAATGCTATAAACAATCGCATTGCGTTACATATAGATTCGTTATTTACCTTGACCCCAAAAGCTGGTTTCAATGTCCGTAGAACGGAAGCTTTTAGAGAAGCATCGGCAAGTGCGGAATATGTGCCAGGGTCAAAAGATGGGTCAAGAGCTGGAATTTTCTATGTGCCTATACCCGATGTAAAAGCATATAATATGGTTCATGATGAAGCCTTGTTTTTACATGAAGCCATACCGGGTCACCATTTTCAATTAAGTTTACAGCAAGAAAATAACAACCTACCAGAGTTTTTACACCCTGAAAGTATGGGAGTATTTGTTGAAGGTTGGGCATTGTATGCAGAATCGTTAGGTAAGGAGTTGGGTGTTTATACAGATCCATATCAGTATTTTGGTATGTTAAGCATGGAAATGCATAGGGCAATTCGATTAGTGGTTGACACGGGTATTCATGCAAAGGGATGGACTAGGGAAGAAGCTATTCAATATTCGCTAGAAAATGAAGCAGAATCTGAAGAAAGTATCATAGCTGAGGTAGAAAGATACATGGCTACACCAGGACAGGCACTTTCCTATAAAATTGGTCAGTTGAAAATTAGGGAACTACGTACAAAGGCAGAAAAAGCTTTGGGGAATAATTTTAATATCAGGGAATTTCATAGTCAAATATTAGATTCGGGTAGTTTACCTTTAGTATTACTGGAAGAAAAAATAAATAATTGGATAGTAAGTCAAAATAATTTAAGTAGTAAAAAGCCTACAAGTAAATAA
- a CDS encoding CsbD family protein, translating into MNEEQFKGKWNIAKGKLKQKYGDLTDDDLKYAEGKSDELLGRIQEKTGESKEKLKQMIDDM; encoded by the coding sequence ATGAATGAAGAACAATTTAAAGGCAAATGGAATATAGCTAAAGGAAAACTTAAGCAAAAGTACGGTGACTTAACAGATGATGACCTTAAGTACGCCGAAGGAAAATCTGATGAACTTTTAGGAAGAATTCAAGAAAAAACTGGAGAATCCAAAGAAAAGTTAAAGCAAATGATTGACGACATGTAG
- a CDS encoding MFS transporter — translation MANFLQKPLIDPAKSPIFYGYVILFIGTIGIYCSIPGQTIGVSVFTDPVKDALGLSRNQFSNAYMIGTIVSSLVIGRAGVWFDVYGARYVAFFAAITLGVTLFLCSWSAIMSSYIKELLSIDTWMIPFGLMTVLFFMLLFAGQGVLTMASRNVIMIWFDKNRGKVNSFSSVALSFGFSSSPLWVNALIEGYGWESTWQFLAIGLLVFSVFIYTFYKISPEKHGLLPDGAKSLSSDEKEKKVLPKQFTLEEAKKERAFWMYGLTLAFNSFFITGLTFHVVSIFTHEGFVKEDAIAIFLPGSMVAVTVSTIFNFLSDYLPLKLYLFLMLLGGFLASLGFLFLSTAVGVPMLIAGFGILGGFFAVLNAVAWPRFFGRAHLGSITGKIMSFLILASALAPSIFSLCLSTFGSYQMVGYLGLAFLVFLVIGSIKANNPQKKNDF, via the coding sequence ATGGCAAATTTTCTTCAAAAACCTCTTATTGATCCTGCCAAGAGCCCCATTTTTTATGGCTATGTAATTCTCTTTATCGGTACCATTGGCATCTATTGTAGTATTCCGGGTCAGACGATTGGGGTTTCTGTATTTACGGATCCAGTAAAAGATGCATTGGGACTTTCACGAAACCAATTTAGCAATGCTTATATGATTGGGACAATAGTAAGTTCTTTGGTAATAGGTAGGGCAGGGGTTTGGTTCGATGTTTATGGAGCGCGTTATGTAGCGTTTTTTGCAGCCATAACTTTAGGGGTGACTTTGTTTTTGTGTTCTTGGTCTGCTATAATGAGTTCATATATAAAAGAGCTATTATCAATAGATACATGGATGATACCTTTTGGATTAATGACGGTATTGTTTTTTATGTTGCTTTTTGCAGGGCAAGGGGTATTGACCATGGCGTCCAGAAATGTTATTATGATTTGGTTTGATAAGAATAGGGGTAAAGTCAACTCATTTAGTAGTGTTGCCCTTTCTTTCGGATTCTCATCATCACCACTTTGGGTCAATGCACTTATTGAAGGATATGGGTGGGAAAGTACATGGCAGTTTTTGGCAATAGGGCTACTTGTGTTCAGTGTGTTTATTTACACTTTTTATAAAATTTCTCCTGAAAAACATGGTTTATTGCCTGATGGTGCAAAATCACTATCCTCAGATGAGAAAGAGAAAAAAGTTTTGCCAAAGCAGTTTACTCTAGAAGAAGCAAAGAAAGAAAGAGCTTTTTGGATGTATGGACTTACACTTGCCTTCAACAGTTTTTTTATTACAGGACTTACCTTTCATGTAGTATCTATTTTTACACATGAAGGTTTCGTAAAAGAAGATGCCATCGCCATTTTTTTACCTGGATCTATGGTTGCCGTTACGGTATCTACTATCTTCAATTTTCTAAGTGACTACCTTCCATTAAAGCTATATTTGTTTTTAATGTTGTTAGGCGGGTTTTTAGCTTCATTGGGATTTTTATTCTTGTCTACCGCAGTTGGCGTACCTATGTTAATTGCCGGTTTTGGTATTTTAGGAGGATTCTTTGCTGTTCTAAATGCTGTGGCATGGCCAAGATTTTTTGGGAGAGCTCATTTAGGGAGTATAACGGGCAAAATCATGAGTTTTTTAATTCTGGCCAGTGCGCTTGCACCAAGTATTTTCAGTCTTTGCCTTTCTACTTTTGGGTCATACCAAATGGTAGGATATCTAGGATTGGCATTTTTAGTTTTTCTGGTAATTGGTTCCATTAAGGCTAATAATCCGCAGAAAAAAAATGATTTTTAA
- a CDS encoding NYN domain-containing protein, with translation MDLNLAVLIDGDNIPSAYVKEMMEEIAKYGNPTIKRIYGDWTNPRLGKWKNVLLENAITPIQQYGYTQGKNATDSAMIIDAMDILYSGKVNGFCIVSSDSDFTRLATRLREAGMQVFGIGERKTPNPFIVACDKFIYIEILKSRSEEESSDTPNKTSSEKNTVDKITPKALRFIATTIDDVADDDGWAFLGDVGSLLQKKQPNFDSRNYGFQKLTPLINSIPHFEIERREDSKGRKKLIYVKIKEKSTSKSKK, from the coding sequence ATGGATTTAAATTTAGCAGTATTGATAGATGGCGATAATATTCCGTCAGCCTATGTAAAAGAAATGATGGAGGAAATTGCTAAGTACGGTAACCCTACTATAAAACGTATTTATGGTGATTGGACCAATCCGCGTTTAGGAAAATGGAAAAATGTATTGCTAGAAAATGCCATTACACCAATTCAACAATACGGATATACACAGGGTAAAAATGCTACCGATTCTGCCATGATCATCGATGCTATGGATATTCTATATTCTGGCAAGGTCAATGGTTTCTGTATTGTTAGTAGTGACAGTGATTTTACACGTTTGGCTACAAGATTAAGAGAAGCAGGTATGCAAGTATTTGGTATTGGGGAACGAAAAACACCTAATCCGTTTATTGTAGCATGTGATAAGTTTATTTATATTGAAATTCTTAAAAGTAGATCAGAAGAAGAATCTTCTGATACGCCTAATAAAACTAGTTCTGAGAAAAATACGGTCGATAAGATTACCCCTAAAGCATTACGTTTTATTGCTACAACAATAGATGATGTTGCTGATGACGATGGCTGGGCGTTTTTAGGTGATGTTGGTAGTCTGTTGCAGAAGAAGCAACCAAATTTTGATTCACGGAACTACGGATTTCAAAAATTGACACCGCTAATTAATTCTATTCCCCATTTCGAAATTGAACGTAGAGAAGATTCTAAAGGAAGAAAAAAGCTGATTTACGTAAAGATTAAAGAGAAAAGTACTTCTAAATCTAAAAAGTAA
- a CDS encoding DUF2911 domain-containing protein, protein MKRIFRVATLMLALILTSAVSAQEFSGIDKSPMDMAAYPTDYKVSEKAVRIIYGRPQLKGRSMDELAPTGKVWRTGANEAPEITFYKDANFGGKDIKAGTYALFTIPGEEEWTIILNKNLNQWGSYFYDETSDVARVTVPNGSDAASLEEFSIAFKDVDGGAHLVMGWDKTRVAVPITM, encoded by the coding sequence ATGAAAAGAATTTTTAGAGTTGCTACATTAATGTTAGCCTTAATTTTAACTTCTGCGGTATCGGCACAAGAGTTTTCTGGTATTGACAAAAGCCCAATGGATATGGCTGCCTACCCAACAGATTATAAAGTTTCTGAAAAGGCGGTACGTATTATTTACGGAAGACCGCAATTAAAAGGTCGTTCTATGGACGAACTGGCACCAACTGGTAAAGTATGGAGAACTGGCGCTAACGAAGCTCCTGAAATTACTTTTTACAAAGATGCTAATTTTGGCGGAAAGGATATAAAAGCAGGCACATATGCTTTATTTACTATTCCTGGAGAAGAGGAATGGACTATAATTTTGAACAAAAATCTTAACCAATGGGGTTCTTACTTCTACGATGAAACTTCTGATGTTGCTCGTGTAACCGTACCTAATGGTTCCGATGCTGCATCGCTTGAAGAGTTTTCTATTGCTTTTAAAGATGTTGATGGTGGAGCACATTTAGTAATGGGTTGGGACAAAACAAGAGTTGCGGTTCCAATAACAATGTAA